One Nicotiana sylvestris chromosome 12, ASM39365v2, whole genome shotgun sequence genomic window carries:
- the LOC104210450 gene encoding uncharacterized protein, whose product MRNHENRPIGSTPLSKEDEVYSHYANHGKGRGHIRGHGHIQENKNPGVNHPPTKNNFQKWKGKDEKRNTKGSEAKCYRCGGKGHWAKIYRIPKYLVELYQASLKNKGPEANLVYDNEFDITHLDVADFFEHPDKKINYLIGDGSVVRDD is encoded by the coding sequence ATGAGAAATCACGAAAATCGACCCATTGGGTCTACACCATTGTCTAAAGAGGATGAGGTGTATTCCCATTATGCTAATCATGGAAAAGGCCGTGGCCATATTCGTGGTCATGGCCATATCCAAGAAAACAAAAATCCTGGTGTTAATCATCCTCCAACGAAAAATAACTTCCAAAAATGGAAAGGGAAAGATGAGAAGCGAAACACAAAGGGTTCAGAAGCTAAATGCTATCGTTGCGGTGGAAAAGGGCATTGGGCAAAAATTTATCGCATACCAAAAtatttggttgagctttatcaagcatctctGAAGAATAAAGGCCCTGAAGCCAATCTTGTCTATGACAATGAATTTGACATCACCCACTTAGATGTGGCAGATTTTTTTGAGCACCCTGATaaaaaaataaactacttgatcGGTGATGGATCTGTGGTTAGAGATGATTGA
- the LOC104243088 gene encoding uncharacterized protein — MSSKKLQGAELSLSSPEQQAKINEVRKLIGPAVDKFPAMCSDASVLRFLRARNWHTKRAAKMLKETLIWRLEYKPEMIRWDDIAQQAETGKVYKANYFDKYGRTVLVMRPGIPNPHSVEKQMRYLVYCMENAILDLKSGQERMVWLIDFEGWNMSSISVKVTRETARVLQDRYPERLGLAIFYNPPKVFESFWILVKPFLEKRTYKKVRFVYPNDVHTQKVMEDLFDMEKLESSFGGKCTQGFEYVAYSKRMKEGDKKMSEFVKSGVPLPSDQYVTAETRESSAGDNGFDLSEDGLSSTDETTSNLESSDIETEDLQMSCKDEVKVDTSAAKEIKQSE, encoded by the exons ATGTCATCCAAAAAGTTGCAAGGAGCTGAATTGTCTCTGTCATCTCCAGAGCAGCAAGCTAAG ATCAATGAGGTTAGAAAACTGATTGGTCCTGCTGTTGACAAGTTTCCAGCAATGTGTTCGGACGCATCAGTTCTAAGGTTTCTCAGGGCACGGAATTGGCATACAAAAAGGGCAGCAAAGATGCTTAAAGAAACCTTGATATGGAGACTTGAATATAAACCAGAGATGATCCGTTGG GATGATATTGCTCAACAAGCAGAAACTGGAAAAGTTTACAAAGCCAACTACTTTGACAAGTATGGAAGGACTGTGCTTGTCATGAGGCCTGGAATACCG AACCCACACTCAGTAGAGAAGCAAATGAGATATTTAGTCTATTGCATGGAGAATGCCATACTGGATCTAAAATCGGGTCAGGAGCGAATGGTTTGGTTAATTGACTTTGAAGGGTGGAACATGTCAAGCATATCAGTAAAGGTGACTCGTGAAACAGCCCGTGTACTACAAGATCGTTATCCAGAGAGGCTAGGTCTTGCAATCTTTTATAATCCGCCAAAAGTTTTTGAGTCCTTCTGGATA TTGGTAAAACCATTTCTTGAGAAGAGGACATACAAGAAAGTGAGGTTTGTCTATCCAAATGATGTACATACTCAGAAGGTAATGGAAGATCTATTTGATATGGAGAAGCTTGAATCCTCATTTGGGGGGAAATGCACACAAGGTTTTGAATATGTCGCGTACTCCAAACGCATGAAAGAGGGAGACAAGAAGATGTCTGAATTTGTTAAATCTGGTGTTCCATTGCCCTCTGACCAATATGTGACTGCTGAGACACGAGAATCCTCAGCGGGAGACAATGGTTTTGACTTGTCCGAGGATGGTTTATCCTCTACTGACGAAACAACATCAAACTTGGAAAGTTCAGATATTGAGACTGAAGATTTGCAGATGAGTTGTAAAGATGAGGTCAAAGTTGATACAAGTGCTGCTAAAGAGATAAAACAAAGCGAGTAG
- the LOC104243075 gene encoding uncharacterized protein — protein sequence MGIRLLEIGVKMKKAVIFPIKVCYRTVWNHPFLVCILCFLSFLYTSFPFVFSLLLTVSPVLVCTALLLGTLLSYGQPNITQFEMQENTADGIVPLKTGLSRDVSRVETDNRYTDQERDEVDQSTDKSSLLSEVHRGQRFGDHSPLVDGVSRVAREFDEQTNEDKIGDEDLMENQYSPTSKADDESVEFDNDKSVDSFDSRRVNLDSPPGSPWKHREEEYNEALDSGSDRAESSSPDASIADIMPMLDELHPLLDEDNPQPVNISHDVSHAASESSSESSEGDNESDDGSEDQEELEAADDENEDEEEARDKEDPKSAITWTEEDEKNLMDLGSSELERNQRLESLIARRRSRKNMSLIDEKNLIDLVSADVPLNIPPISTARQNPFDLPSDNYDLGLPPIPGSAPSILLPRRNPFDLPYDPSEEKPDLTGDNFQQEFITSQPKEPFFRRHESFSVGPSIFGLNKQDKKDIRLRPYFVPDMMASEGTSYSPFQRHPSDLSDSKVSSVLETESQGSIEDLEDKNLTEEDAEDKNLNEENIFKEPELISKIENAADEVGHGSQSSEEVECLVLGASDKRDIELDDTDVKLQNVENRHKVGPIVFHEETAASSMELDPSKISSKSETSEQKFSSQSSSSSSSEVSERAFADKEVVRLSSEEAMSHVETISGQHSPNGSDLNITSSSVDESLHLEPIYDASPPSIKKNISSSSIASDSLPESEMELPPELVKRTVSFIEREPMENNQDIEKSIPTNEQILSSVDSKELRPREAVMDRDDLDIAKPEISKRDEVLGSASAPPVHVRDSQASVDSKSSKKETPVSPVESIEKAGTTESLNVSKIQEVPHIISSPRDPESVLKPPNTKVANEESESSKNGPVPKVSSLKDDHEMGLPTVEPRPTEDVDLIHKHLPEEDAERPLARDSKGKGASSHSQSVGTDSATKQVVKNHTDKPNTSFQRESETEPSEASSSKNSESSPKEFVVSEISEADVGKVDHKVAKQDDKATTTGKSDHVVKLPQETGLVKGDVKGKKENPTSEAQVQVQATLKENEDS from the exons ATGGGTATTCGATTGTTAGAGATTGGAGTTAAAATGAAGAAAGCTGTAATCTTTCCGATTAAAGTGTGTTATAGGACAGTTTGGAATCATCCATTCCTTGTGTGTATCCTGTGTTTCTTGTCATTTTTGTACACATCATTTCCTTTTGTGTTTTCCCTATTGCTGACTGTCTCGCCTGTTCTTGTTTGCACTGCTCTTCTGCTTGGAACTTTGCTAAGTTATGGTCAGCCTAACATAACCCAATTTGAAATGCAAGAAAATACAGCTGATGGTATAGTGCCTCTGAAAACTGGATTGTCACGAGATGTTAGTCGTGTTGAGACTGATAATAGATATACTGATCAAGAGAGGGATGAAGTAGACCAGTCAACTGATAAATCTAGCTTGCTTAGTGAGGTTCATAGAGGTCAAAGATTTGGCGATCATTCTCCTCTAGTTGATGGAGTTTCTCGAGTGGCAAGGGAGTTTGATGAGCAGACGAATGAAGATAAAATTGGTGATGAGGATCTTATGGAGAATCAGTACTCTCCCACCTCGAAGGCTGATGATGAGAGTGTTGAATTTGATAACGACAAATCAGTTGATTCCTTTGATTCTAGAAGGGTTAACCTTGATTCTCCTCCTGGTTCACCTTGGAAACATAGGGAGGAGGAATACAACGAGGCCTTAGATTCAGGGTCTGATCGAGCAGAGAGCTCTTCTCCGGATGCTTCAATAGCTGATATTATGCCAATGCTTGATGAGTTGCATCCACTTTTAGATGAAGACAATCCTCAACCTGTCAATATTTCGCATGATGTTTCTCATGCTGCTTCAGAGAGTTCCAGCGAGTCCTCTGAGGGTGATAATGAATCTGATGATGGTTCTGAAGACCAGGAAGAACTAGAAGCTGCAGATGATGAgaacgaagacgaagaagaagcacgaGACAAAGAAGATCCAAAGTCTGCTATTACATGGACGGAGGAGGATGAGAAGAATCTAATGGACTTGGGAAGCTCTGAGCTAGAAAGGAATCAACGATTGGAGAGTCTTATCGCAAGGAGAAGATCAAGGAAGAACATGAGTTTGATAGATGAGAAGAATTTGATAGACTTGGTAAGTGCTGATGTTCCATTAAACATCCCTCCCATTTCAACAGCAAGACAGAACCCTTTTGATCTTCCTAGTGATAACTATGACCTTGGACTGCCTCCTATCCCTGGCTCTGCTCCATCTATTTTATTACCAAGGCGGAACCCATTTGATCTTCCTTATGACCCAAGTGAAGAGAAACCTGATCTTACAGGAGACAATTTCCAACAAGAGTTTATCACATCTCAACCAAAAGAGCCATTTTTTAGGAGGCATGAAAGTTTTAGTGTTGGGCCCTCAATCTTTGGGCTGAACAAGCAAGACAAGAAAGATATACGCTTGAGACCTTATTTTGTTCCTGATATGATGGCTTCTGAAGGAACAAGTTATTCTCCATTTCAAAGGCATCCTAGTGATCTCAGTGATTCTAAGGTAAGTTCTGTTCTTGAAACAGAGTCACAGGGTTCTATTGAAGATCTGGAAGACAAGAACCTCActgaagaagatgcagaagacAAGAACCTGAATGAAGAAAATATCTTCAAGGAGCCAGAACTGATATCTAAGATAGAGAATGCTGCTGATGAAGTCGGACATGGAAGCCAATCCTCCGAGGAAGTAGAATGTCTGGTCCTAGGTGCATCTGATAAGAGAGATATTGAACTCGATGACACTGATGTTAAACTGCAGAATGTGGAAAATCGTCATAAAGTGGGACCAATAGTGTTCCATGAAGAAACAGCGGCCAGTTCCATGGAACTTGATCCGTCTAAAATTAGTTCAAAGTCAGAAACTTCTGAACAAAAATTTAGTAGTCAGTCAAGCTCCTCGTCATCGTCAGAAGTAAGTGAAAGGGCCTTTGCTGACAAAGAGGTAGTGAGATTAAGTTCAGAGGAAGCAATGAGTCATGTTGAAACCATCTCCGGGCAACATTCACCTAATGGGTCAGATCTGAACATCACAAGCAGTTCAGTGGACGAGAGCTTACATTTGGAACCTATTTATGATGCCAGTCCTCCTTCCATCAAGAAAAATATTTCTTCCTCCTCAATTGCTTCAGATTCGCTTCCAGAATCTGAAATGGAGCTGCCCCCTGAATTGGTTAAAAGGACTGTTTCTTTTATTGAGAGGGAACCTATGGAAAATAATCAAGACATTGAGAAGTCCATTCCAACTAATGAACAGATTCTTTCATCAGTAGATTCCAAAGAATTGCGTCCGAGAGAGGCGGTAATGGACAGAGATGATCTTGATATTGCAAAGCCGGAGATATCAAAACGTGATGAAGTCCTTGGCAGTGCAAGTGCTCCTCCAGTACATGTACGAGATAGTCAGGCATCTGTTGACTCGAAGTCATCCaaaaaa GAGACACCTGTTTCCCCAGTTGAGTCAATTGAGAAAGCAGGCACCACGGAAAGCTTGAATGTGTCAAAAATCCAAGAAGTTCCTCATATTATCAGCTCTCCCAGGGATCCTGAGTCTGTTCTTAAGCCACCTAATACGAAGGTGGCAAATGAAGAATCAGAGAGTTCAAAAAATGGACCAGTGCCTAAAGTGTCAAGTTTGAAAGACGACCATGAGATGGGATTACCAACTGTTGAACCAAGACCAACTGAAGATGTTGATTTGATTCATAAGCATCTCCCTGAAGAGGATGCTGAAAGACCCCTTGCAAGAGACTCCAAAGGCAAGGGAGCTTCTTCACATTCACAGAGTGTGGGGACAGACTCAGCTACGAAACAAGTCGTGAAAAACCATACAGATAAACCAAACACGAGCTTTCAACGAGAATCAGAAACTGAACCAAGTGAAGCCAGCTCATCTAAGAATTCTGAATCAAGTCCTAAAGAATTTGTTGTATCTGAAATAAGTGAAGCTGATGTTGGAAAAGTAGATCATAAAGTTGCAAAACAAGACGATAAGGCAACAACCACTGGAAAGTCAGATCATGTAGTTAAGTTGCCTCAAGAGACAGGTCTGGTTAAAGGTGATGTTAAAGGCAAGAAAGAGAACCCCACAAGTGAGgctcaagttcaagttcaagcgACTCTGAAAGAGAACGAGGATAGCTAG